The segment GGGAGATCAAGCGCTCTGGATATGAAGGGCTGGTGCCGGCAGGGCTGGTGTTCACAGGTGGCTCTTCCCAGTTGACCGGTTTCAGGGATCTGGCGCGCAGGATGACCCAGGTTCCCGTTCGTGTGGGCACGCCGCGAGGGGTGCATGGGTTGATAGGCAAGCTCATGATACCTGAGAATGCCACAAGCATTGGTTTGCTCTTGTGGGCCCAGCGCACCCAGTGGGATGAGGCAGTCTACGGGGCGCAAAGTTCAGAAAGCCCCTTCACGCAGCGGATCATGCGCTGGCTTGGCAACTTTTTGCCAGGTTGATAACCTCAAGATATCAATCGATGATGCTAAACGTGTGTGCAATATACCAGGGAAGTCATTCAGATGTGTGTGGAAAACCGGAGGTGTGATTGAGCAATGACAGCAGACTTTGAACAGCCGACAATTCGGGACCCATTGGCCAACGTGCCCAGGAGTGTGTCTTCGATAGACACAACTGAGTCTGTGGGCCAGCGGTTCCCGCAAGAGAGCGAATTCTCAGCCGATTCGCCAGATATCGATCGTAGGGATTCAACCAAGCGCAATCCGCCGCAGGAAAGCGGCATCAATCAGCGAGCAAGGAGTGATAACATGGCTCGAAAATCTGCAAGAGAAGCACAACCGTCCTACGTTGACAACTTCGCCAAGATTCGAGTTGTCGGGGTGGGCGGCGGCGGCAGCAATGCCGTGAACCGCATGATCGACGCCGGAATCCAGGGTGTGGAGTTCATTGTCATCAATACCGATGCGCAGGCACTGCTGGAAGCCAATGCACCACAGCGCATGCGCATTGGCGACAAGCTGACCCGCGGCCTGGGGGCTGGCGGCGATCCCGAGCTGGGCGAGAAGGCCGCCCTCGAATCTGCCGAAGATGTTGTGTCAGTGGTCGACGGTGCTGACATGGTGTTTGTAACTGCCGGCATCGGCGGTGGCACCGGCACCGGTGCGGCACCGGTCGTGGCTCGGGTCGCTCGAGAAGCCGGAGCCCTGACCATCGGCGTCGTTACGCGTCCCTTCTCCTTTGAAGGAACGCGTCGCCGGCGAGTTGCCGACGAGGGCATCATGCGGCTGAAGGAAGAAGTCGATACCCTGATCGTCATCCCCAATGACCGGCTGCTTCAAATCGTGGACAAAAAAGCATCCATTCGGGAAGCGTTCACGGTAGCGGATGACGTGTTGAGGCAAGGTATCCAGGGAATCAGCGAACTGATTACGATCCCTGGCCTTATCAACCTGGACTTCGCGGATGTGCGAGCGGTGATGCAGGACGGCGGCTCTGCGTTGATGGCCATTGGTACGGCCAACGGTGAAAACCGGGCACAGGAGGCAGCCGAACAGGCCATTGCCAGCAAGCTTCTGGATGTCAGCATCGACGGCGCCCAGGCAATTCTGTTCAACGTAACTGGTGGCATGGACATGACCCTCCACGAGGTCAACGAGGCGGCGGAGATCATCCGGGCCACGACTCACCCCGAGTCCAATATCATCTTCGGTGCTGTTCTCGATCCGACGATGGAGGATGACGTGCGGGTGACGGTCATCGCGACTGGTTTCGATCAGGCCGCCGATGCCCAAAAGCCAATCAGCACGATCGCCCCTCTGCCCGCGGAGACGGCCACCGAGCGAAGCGAAAAAACTGTTCCCTTCCCGGTCAGGACCTACAATCCGGACGACCTGGAGATTCCCGCGTTTCTGCGGCGAAAGCGCCAGCAGCAAGCCTAGCGACTGGCAGCCCGTCAGGGTTGTACAACGCGCCTTCTGACACGCGACAGACTGGACCTGGTGATAGAGCAGTGTTTCAAGCTCCAGGTGTGGTCTGTCGTGTGGTGCCACCTGTTATCGACCCCGAATGTTACCCCCAAGGTATTTGTTTTCGTTCCAGTCCTTGACGGCAATTGCTCTCCGGCAGGTGCGCCAGCTCGTTTTTGCGAAGCTGACAAAAACCTTAAAATCTCCTCGATTCCATCCCGGAATAGCTCCAATCCCCTTGCAATTCGATCTGTTCTATGGTACAATTCTCACCGCTGTCGAAACTACAATATCTAGTGTCTGCCCGATGTCCAAGCACAACATAGTGTGATTTACCGGGCAGAGTTCCACAGCCTTGACACCGTTCTTCCCATCCAATGCCAAGGAGCCTGCGCCCATAAGTCCCATGTGCTTTCCAGCGGTCGATCTGATTTCAGGAGGCGTCCGCTGCCCGTTTTTTTCGAAAGCACAGGTCAGGCGTGGAGCACAGTTCTAATGGCTCGCGGCCATACTCGAGTTTCAGTTAGATAATGATTTGTCCACACTGCGGTGATCTCAATTCTCGTGTTGTTGATACCCGGTCCACCGGCGACGGCATTCGCCGAAGGCGCGAATGTCAGATATGTCACCGACGGTTTACCACTTACGAGAATGTTGCAGCGTCGCTCTTGATCGTGAAAAGTAATGGCCAGCGGGAGCCCTATGACCGCCAGAAGCTCATGCATGGGATTTTGGTGGCGTGCGCCAAGCGGCCAATCTCCCAGGTCGCCATCGAAGACATGGTGGACTCCATCGAGGATGGGCTGGCTCGCCAGGGCAGGGCAGAGGTCAAGAGCGATGTGGTCGGAACTCTGGTGCTGGATCATTTACAAAGACTGGATGCCATGGCGTACATTCGATTTGCCATGGTTTATCTTCAAATGAAGGATCTCGAGGCGCTACAGGAGCATATTGGTCGTTTGCTCCTGTCTCGTTAGCGCCTGATATACCGCCATGCGTCTTGTTTTGGCGGCTGAAGATGGGCTGAACGTCGTATCCTGTGATCGCCTGGTGGCCCGTCTTGCTCAGGAAAAGGCCATCTCGGCGCCTGAAATCACCATCGATCTTCGGTCCGCAGCCTTTGTTGATCCCTTCGGCGCCGCGTTCCTGGTGCTGATTGTCCGGCAAATTGCGTCCCGCGTCCCGCGGCTGGTCTGTGTACTGCCGATGGCTGAACGAGCCCAACGATCCGTGGTGCGAATGGGCCTTGTACGATTGCTTGGTCAGGTTGCCGAAGTGCGAAACCTGCCATCCAGCCGGGATCACTTTGGCCAGGGAATTACGTTACCTTTGAGCGCGATTCGCACTCGAGTTGATGTCAAGAGCTTGCTCGAATTTTTTATCGAACAAGCCAGACAAAAACTCGGTTACGATCTGAGCGATGTTCTGGATGCGACCAAGGTCGTTTCGGAACTCTGCTACAATGTGGTGGATCATAGCGGAAGTGAAGGACTGGCAGTTGCCCAGGTTGCCCAGGATCGACGAGGGCAGCGATTCGTTTCTCTGGCAGTGGTCGATCCCGGTGTCGGGATCAGGGCCAGCCTCGCAAGGCGCTTTCCCGAGGCTGCTGAATGGCAACACGGGGAAGCGATCGATCGGGCTCTGGGTGGCCTGAGCAGCCGGCCCAAGGGTGGTGGCGTGGGCCTGCGTAGCGTCGAGACTGTGGTGCGACGCTACGGCGGTCGCCTGACCATTCGCTCCGGTGATGATCGATTGCTGATTTCTGCGGAACGACGAGCACGGATCATATCGACAAGCGAGTTTTACGGTACCCAGGTCGGAATTAGTTTTAGCCAGAAATAGTTACCGTCGGGCGGTGGACAGACCGTCAACACATCAACTTAATGGTGGAGAGCGATGCCTTTGCAGGAAATACAGGTTGAATTGGTAGGCCCAATTTTGGGCGGCCGCGATAGCGAGACCAAGGATAGTCTGCTGGCCAAGTTGACAGCACTGCCAGCGAATTCTTTGCTGGTTCTGGACTGCAACAACGTGCAGTTTATGGACTACTCTTGGGCCGACGAAGTCGTGGCAGGTCTGTTGGAAGCTTCTCGAAAGGCGCGTTCACCACGCTTTGTGGTGGTACGCAGCCCCACAGAGAGCGTGCGAGAAAGTATTGCCGCGGCAGTTTCCATTCATGGATTGACCTGCGTACAGGTTGATGGCGGTGGCACTCCCACAGTCTTGGGCAATCTGAGCCCTGCGCTACTCAAGACCTACAATCTGGCCGTGGTCCGGGGACAGATAAGTGCCCAGGACCTGCCCGATTCGCTGTCGCCAAGTACCAAGAGCAATCGACTGAAGGAATTGGAGCGTAGACGACTCCTCTATCGGGTAGGTGAAGAGGTCATCGATGGAGGGGGCAGGCGCTTTATTTACGAGCCTGTGCGTTAAAGCACCTTTATTTTTTTTCTGTGTCGATTTCATTCTCAGACCGTTAATTCGGCCTGGGGGATGTGGTATGGGTGACGCGGGGGTCGCTTTGCCACGTGAAAGACATTTTATCAATTAATTTGTGATAACCGGAGGATATGATTGTGAGTACTGTTCCAACCGTCGACGCTCAAACATCGCAGCACACGTCACCGACTGCTTGGTTTGACAATATGGATCGACCTATCAGAATCGGGCCGAATGGGCTGGATGTGTTGCAACGCCGTTATATCCGAAAAGGGCCCGATGGGGAACCGATTGAGACGGTATCTGAGATGTTTTGGCGGGTGGCCTACAACGTGGCGTTACCCGAGGAAACCTGGGGCGAGCAACCAGAGAGCATTGCAGGCAGCTTCTATGATCTGTTGACAGATCTACGGTTTTTCCCCAATTCTCCCACGTTCACCGGCGCAGGAACCCCGTTGGGGCAATTGGCTGCCTGTTTTGTCCTGGCCATCGACGACGACATGGGCAAGGACTCGGCTGAAGGCATTTTCAGCACGCTTCGCACTGCGGCATTGATCCAGCAGACCGGTGGCGGTAACGGGTTCAGCTTCAGCCGTCTTCGGCCCAAAGGTGATCCTGTGAACAGCAGCGCCGGCGTGGCAAGCGGGCCTGTTGGCTTCCTCAAGGTATATGATGCCGCGTTTGGCGAGATTGCTCAGGGTGGTACGCGACGCGGCGCCAATATGGGTGTGCTGCGCATTGACCATCCTGATATCGAAGAATTCATCGCAGCCAAGGCGGAAGAAGGCTCTGTGACCAACTTCAATATTTCGGTCGGTGTCACCGATGTCTTCATGGAAGCCGTGCAATCGGATGGGGATTTCGATCTGGTGAGTCCTCGCTCTGCTGTCCCGATCCGCTCGGTGCGGGCACGGGACCTTTTCGCTAAGATCGTCCATCATGCCTACCGCAACGGGGAGCCAGGGGTGCTTTTTGTTGACGCCGCCAACCGCAGTAATCCGGTCCCTCACCTGTACGAGCTCGAGGCCACAAACCCGTGTGGCGAGCAGTGGCTGGGACCTTATGAAAACTGTTGCCTGGGTTCTGTCAATCTTTCGGAACACGTTACCCGGGAGGGGCAGGTTGATTGGGATAAACTGGAGCAGACGGTCCTGTTGGCCACCCGCTTTCTCGATGATGTTGTCAGTGCGAATAAATATGTGCCGGCGGTGTCAGCATTGAAGGAGGCTGCCCACCGGGTTCGACGCATTGGGTTAGGCATTATGGGCCTCGCGGACATGATGTATAAGCTTCATGTACGCTATGGATCCGACGAATCGATCGACCTGGCAGGGCAGGCCATGGAGTTTGTACGTTTTCATGCCATGCGAGCCTCCATCGATCTGGCCAGGGAGCGGGGAGCATTTCCGGCAATCACCGGATCAATCTACGATCCCGAGAACCTTCAATGGCAACCACCCACACCGCTCAAGCCCTACACCTCCAGCTATGGACGCCCGGAATTGGATTGGGGTGCCATTGAAGCCGGCATCAAGAGCCACGGCATTCGTAATGGGGCACAGACCACTGTGGCTCCTACGGGGACCATTGGCACTGTGACGGGCTGTGAAGGTTATGGTTGTGAGCCGGTATTTGCACTGGCCTACACCCGCTACGTCAAAGAGCAACAGGGTGACGTTCCCCTGACCTATGTGAGCCCTCTCTTCATGGCTGCACTGGACGGGGCGGGGCTTTTGGCTGAAGAGCGCCAGGAAATCATCGATAGCATTCTTCTGAACGGTACCTGCCAGCAGGTCGAAGGGCTTCCGGAGGATCTGCGAAACACCTTTGTCGTCAGCCAGGACGTCACTCCTGCCGAGCACGTGATGATGCAGGCAGCGCTGCAACGATTTGTGGACAATAGCATCTCCAAGACCTGTAATTTTTCACCGGATGCGGTCCCCCAGGATGTTGAAGCTGCCTATATGATGGCGTGGGAGTTGGGTTGTAAGGGATTGACCGTCTACGTGACCGGCAGCCGATCCGACGTGGTTCTCGAGATCAATGCAACGGCGCAACGCAGGGCACTTTCCCAATCGGAGCAGAACATGAACGGTCAGGCCTCGCTGGACGAGACGCTAAATGCGCTGCCTCACGAGTACGATTCTCCGGTTGGCCTGGAAGGGGATGCACCAGAATCATCGAACGCTGTAGAACTGTTGCCGTACGATGCCAAACGGCCGCGGCCACGGCGCTTGCATGGCAGTACCTACCGGCGGTTGACCCCTCTGGGCACCGCGTATGTCACGGTCAACGACACCGAGGACAATGAACCCTTCGAGGTGTTCATGAATGTGGGTAAGGCCGGCTCTGATGTGGCCGCCGTCAGCGAGGCCCTGGGTCGGCTAATAAGCCTGATCCTGCGCATCCCAAGTTCGCTCACGCCCACTGAACGTATACAACAGGTGGTTTATCAGATGAACGGCATCGGCGGTGGACGCCATCTCGGCTTTGGCCCTCATCGGGTTCGCAGCCTTCCCGATGCCATCGCTCAGGTTCTGGAAGATCATTTGTCGGAAGCGCCGCCACCCCCGCCTGAACCCGCTGGTGAACAGCTGACCTTGCCCATGCCACGCCAGATCGGAGATCTCTGTCCCGACTGTGGGAACAGTACTCTTCTGAATGTGGAGGGCTGCCGCAAGTGTCACGTGTGCGGATACAGCGAATGCTAGTGGCGTAGGCAGGAATGAAGTTGATTCAATGCCCCGGCAGGCGCCTGACGCTCGCCGGGGCTTCCTTTCAAAACCCCCTTTGGTTTACCGATTCCCTCGAAACACTGTATAATCGTGCGATGAGGCGCTTGCTTAAGGTCATTGTTACAATGACCTCGTTGTTCATTGTTTTATCCTGTCTTGGGCTGGCACTTTTAGGTTGGCAGATCAACCTGCTGGGAAGCCAGGAGAACGCTCAACCAGCTGATGCGATTGTGATCCTTGGCGCCGGCGTGAATTCGGACGGAAGCCCCGGTTCTGATCTGTTGAGCCGTACTTATCACGGCATGGACCTGTACAATGAGGGATTGGCGCCCGTTGTATTGTGTGCCGGCGGTGCAGCGGGAGACCGGCTCTCGGCTGCTGCCGTAGCATGCCGCTTTGCTGTGGAAGAGCTCGGCCTGCCACCTGGCAGCGCGCGGATTGTCCCGGATGCCGATGCCTGGACCACGGCGCAGGAAGCTGCTGCTGTGGCAAAGCTGGCAGAACAAACGGGTTGGAGTTCGGTTATCCTGGTCAGCCATCCGTTGCATCTGTTTCGGGCCCAATGGCTCTTCGAGCGCGAGGGATTGGACGTTTTTTCCAGTCCGACCAACACCAATCTGAACCGCATTTTTCCGCCCCTGCGCGCCTGGTATACCTTCCGGGAGGCCGGAGGGGTGATCTATGAATCGCTGGAAGACTTACGGGATGAGTTGGATATGTGATGGCTGGAATGGGATATCGACATGACCTGGGAACAGACTGCTGAATCGTTGCGAATATTGGAAAGGGAGAGGGGGACGATCATCAAGGATTGGGGTGGTAAGTTGCCCATCGTCCTGGCTTACCCCAATACTTATTATGTCGGTATGTCCAGCCTGGCACTGCAGATTCTTTACCGTCGATTCAATGAGCCTTCGAACACAGTTTGCGAACGGGTTTTTTGGGACAAGGGAGGCGCGGAAGCTGGAAGATCGCTGCTCTCCCTTGAGACCTCTCAGCCGGTGGATGAATTCGCCGTCTGGGCCTTCACCATTTCCTATGAGATGGACTATTTCAATGTGGTCGGGATGTTGCGTCAGGCCGGGGTGCCTGCTTTGGCCGTTGATCGCGATGAACGCTGGCCGCTGCTGATCGCGGGTGGTCCGGGCATTACCATGAACCCCGAGCCCATGGCGCCATTCTTCGATGCCATCGTGGTGGGTGAAGGGGAGGAAGTGGTCGATACGTTGGTGGACACGATTCGCGATGTTGGGGATGAGGATCGAAGCGATCTGATTGCCGCGCTGGATCGAATCGAGGGTGTTTACGTCCCTGCTCTGGTGCCCCAGTATTCGGCAACACCTGGCTCGCGCCAGATCAAACGGTTGTGGGTTCGCCGGCTGGAGAACTATTCGACCGTCAGTTCCCTGTATACGCCGGACACCGAGTTTGGTGGTTTGCACCTGATGGAGATCGCTCGAGGTTGCGGACGGGGTTGCCGTTTCTGCCTGGCAGGCTACGT is part of the Chloroflexota bacterium genome and harbors:
- the ftsZ gene encoding cell division protein FtsZ, whose translation is MARKSAREAQPSYVDNFAKIRVVGVGGGGSNAVNRMIDAGIQGVEFIVINTDAQALLEANAPQRMRIGDKLTRGLGAGGDPELGEKAALESAEDVVSVVDGADMVFVTAGIGGGTGTGAAPVVARVAREAGALTIGVVTRPFSFEGTRRRRVADEGIMRLKEEVDTLIVIPNDRLLQIVDKKASIREAFTVADDVLRQGIQGISELITIPGLINLDFADVRAVMQDGGSALMAIGTANGENRAQEAAEQAIASKLLDVSIDGAQAILFNVTGGMDMTLHEVNEAAEIIRATTHPESNIIFGAVLDPTMEDDVRVTVIATGFDQAADAQKPISTIAPLPAETATERSEKTVPFPVRTYNPDDLEIPAFLRRKRQQQA
- the nrdR gene encoding transcriptional regulator NrdR; the encoded protein is MICPHCGDLNSRVVDTRSTGDGIRRRRECQICHRRFTTYENVAASLLIVKSNGQREPYDRQKLMHGILVACAKRPISQVAIEDMVDSIEDGLARQGRAEVKSDVVGTLVLDHLQRLDAMAYIRFAMVYLQMKDLEALQEHIGRLLLSR
- a CDS encoding ATP-binding protein, which translates into the protein MRLVLAAEDGLNVVSCDRLVARLAQEKAISAPEITIDLRSAAFVDPFGAAFLVLIVRQIASRVPRLVCVLPMAERAQRSVVRMGLVRLLGQVAEVRNLPSSRDHFGQGITLPLSAIRTRVDVKSLLEFFIEQARQKLGYDLSDVLDATKVVSELCYNVVDHSGSEGLAVAQVAQDRRGQRFVSLAVVDPGVGIRASLARRFPEAAEWQHGEAIDRALGGLSSRPKGGGVGLRSVETVVRRYGGRLTIRSGDDRLLISAERRARIISTSEFYGTQVGISFSQK
- a CDS encoding adenosylcobalamin-dependent ribonucleoside-diphosphate reductase, producing the protein MDRPIRIGPNGLDVLQRRYIRKGPDGEPIETVSEMFWRVAYNVALPEETWGEQPESIAGSFYDLLTDLRFFPNSPTFTGAGTPLGQLAACFVLAIDDDMGKDSAEGIFSTLRTAALIQQTGGGNGFSFSRLRPKGDPVNSSAGVASGPVGFLKVYDAAFGEIAQGGTRRGANMGVLRIDHPDIEEFIAAKAEEGSVTNFNISVGVTDVFMEAVQSDGDFDLVSPRSAVPIRSVRARDLFAKIVHHAYRNGEPGVLFVDAANRSNPVPHLYELEATNPCGEQWLGPYENCCLGSVNLSEHVTREGQVDWDKLEQTVLLATRFLDDVVSANKYVPAVSALKEAAHRVRRIGLGIMGLADMMYKLHVRYGSDESIDLAGQAMEFVRFHAMRASIDLARERGAFPAITGSIYDPENLQWQPPTPLKPYTSSYGRPELDWGAIEAGIKSHGIRNGAQTTVAPTGTIGTVTGCEGYGCEPVFALAYTRYVKEQQGDVPLTYVSPLFMAALDGAGLLAEERQEIIDSILLNGTCQQVEGLPEDLRNTFVVSQDVTPAEHVMMQAALQRFVDNSISKTCNFSPDAVPQDVEAAYMMAWELGCKGLTVYVTGSRSDVVLEINATAQRRALSQSEQNMNGQASLDETLNALPHEYDSPVGLEGDAPESSNAVELLPYDAKRPRPRRLHGSTYRRLTPLGTAYVTVNDTEDNEPFEVFMNVGKAGSDVAAVSEALGRLISLILRIPSSLTPTERIQQVVYQMNGIGGGRHLGFGPHRVRSLPDAIAQVLEDHLSEAPPPPPEPAGEQLTLPMPRQIGDLCPDCGNSTLLNVEGCRKCHVCGYSEC
- a CDS encoding YdcF family protein produces the protein MTSLFIVLSCLGLALLGWQINLLGSQENAQPADAIVILGAGVNSDGSPGSDLLSRTYHGMDLYNEGLAPVVLCAGGAAGDRLSAAAVACRFAVEELGLPPGSARIVPDADAWTTAQEAAAVAKLAEQTGWSSVILVSHPLHLFRAQWLFEREGLDVFSSPTNTNLNRIFPPLRAWYTFREAGGVIYESLEDLRDELDM